One window of Klebsiella quasivariicola genomic DNA carries:
- a CDS encoding ABC transporter substrate-binding protein, with amino-acid sequence MSILQQGLKTRQTRFALALKVALLGGVVAFSSGAFADGILKEGITPATDASQIPASARLRTDTVVAGISEPQGIFNPYFFVNGWDENVTNVIFSRLIDWDSQGKLVPGLAESWTVSPDSKVYTIRLRPGLTFSDGSPLTAEDVAFTLTVLLDPSYDGDTDITLANIAGGADYKAGKADSVSGLKVIDPLTLQVTTTQPGATTLAKIGGPVLSKAWYGKGYQRGHLDYLRSLHGKPLGNGPYVYDKYIPGQEIRFHANSHFYRGTPPTPRFIYRVTNPSTNFQLFQTGETDYDAFTSRPDDIEQLKMLGFANINLYGSSDYSQVEFNVHRPALQDKRVRQALIYGLDRQKLIDVVYQGYGKVAIEPIAPISWAFNAEGVNPYPYDPAQAKKLLDEAGWKPGADGIRAKDGQRLELTLLVSKKVLNDALIPIAKENWRQIGVLLKPQVVDFNALMAQRKAGNYDLASFSTSTLNDPHDGVWDFYSSEAKESGYHNVEVDKLINAGNAVLDIEQRKPIYHQLYKVLADDPPVILLGYRNILSASSARVTGFKPDIYNGLTGSLPDVKIVK; translated from the coding sequence TTGTCCATATTACAACAAGGATTAAAAACCAGACAAACCCGCTTCGCCCTGGCGCTAAAAGTGGCCCTGCTCGGCGGCGTGGTGGCATTTTCTTCTGGCGCCTTTGCGGATGGGATCCTGAAAGAAGGCATCACTCCGGCCACCGACGCCAGCCAGATCCCGGCAAGCGCCAGGCTGCGCACAGACACGGTGGTGGCCGGGATCTCCGAGCCGCAGGGGATCTTTAACCCCTACTTTTTCGTCAACGGCTGGGATGAGAACGTCACCAACGTTATCTTTTCACGCCTGATCGACTGGGACAGCCAGGGTAAGCTGGTCCCCGGGCTGGCGGAGAGCTGGACGGTCAGCCCGGACAGTAAAGTCTACACCATCAGATTGCGCCCTGGCCTGACCTTCAGCGACGGTTCACCGCTGACGGCGGAAGATGTCGCCTTTACCCTGACGGTCCTGCTCGACCCCAGCTATGATGGCGATACCGACATCACCCTGGCCAATATCGCCGGCGGCGCGGACTACAAAGCCGGCAAAGCTGACAGCGTCAGCGGCCTGAAGGTCATCGACCCGCTCACCCTGCAGGTGACCACCACTCAGCCAGGCGCCACCACGCTGGCCAAAATTGGCGGTCCGGTGCTGTCGAAAGCCTGGTACGGCAAAGGGTATCAGCGGGGACATCTCGACTATCTGCGCTCACTGCACGGCAAGCCGCTGGGCAACGGCCCTTACGTGTACGACAAATATATTCCCGGTCAGGAAATTCGCTTCCATGCCAATAGCCATTTTTACCGTGGAACACCGCCAACGCCGCGCTTTATCTACCGCGTGACCAATCCGTCGACCAACTTCCAGCTGTTCCAGACCGGGGAGACCGACTATGACGCCTTTACCTCGCGTCCCGACGATATTGAGCAACTGAAGATGCTCGGCTTCGCCAACATTAATCTTTACGGCTCCAGCGACTACAGCCAGGTGGAGTTCAACGTGCATCGCCCGGCGCTGCAGGATAAGCGCGTGCGCCAGGCGCTGATTTACGGTCTGGATCGGCAGAAGCTGATCGACGTGGTCTATCAGGGGTACGGCAAAGTCGCCATCGAGCCGATCGCCCCGATCTCCTGGGCCTTTAACGCTGAAGGCGTCAACCCTTACCCTTACGATCCGGCACAGGCGAAAAAGCTGCTGGATGAGGCCGGCTGGAAACCTGGCGCCGACGGTATCCGCGCCAAAGACGGCCAGCGCCTGGAGCTGACCCTGCTGGTGAGCAAGAAGGTGCTCAACGATGCACTGATCCCCATCGCCAAGGAGAACTGGCGGCAGATTGGCGTACTGCTGAAGCCGCAGGTGGTGGATTTCAACGCCCTGATGGCGCAGCGCAAAGCCGGAAATTACGATCTGGCCTCCTTTAGCACCAGCACGCTCAACGACCCGCACGACGGGGTATGGGATTTCTACAGCAGCGAAGCGAAAGAGTCCGGCTACCATAATGTGGAAGTCGATAAGCTGATTAACGCCGGCAATGCGGTGCTCGACATTGAACAGCGCAAGCCGATCTACCACCAGCTGTATAAAGTGCTGGCCGACGATCCGCCGGTGATCCTGCTCGGCTATCGCAACATCCTTTCCGCCAGCAGCGCCCGCGTCACCGGCTTTAAGCCGGATATCTACAACGGCCTGACCGGCAGCCTGCCGGATGTAAAAATCGTCAAGTAA
- a CDS encoding ABC transporter permease: protein MKNFILRRLLQTLPMLLLASFIIFMLFAKTPGDFIDGNITLTAARAAELKAIYGLDQPLFTRYLHWLGQLLHGDLGFSLQYQIPVSQLLNQYIWNSFLLASVALVFYWGIGLAVGVVSALRPGSWFDHLVSVAVFAAMSFPTFFLCLLLIKWFAVDLHWLPVGGMTNTGSDESGWQYVLQVAAHLALPVLALVMLQAGSLARYVRASMLDVVKMDFIRTARAKGLQERTVILKHALRNALLPIITLLGFELPGLFSGAIITEKVFNWPGAGHIHIDSLAARDYPVLMGFTLFLAVLTIVGNLLADVLYAWADPRIRVRS, encoded by the coding sequence ATGAAAAATTTCATCCTGAGGCGCTTGCTGCAAACGCTGCCGATGCTGCTGCTGGCCTCGTTCATCATTTTTATGCTGTTCGCCAAAACCCCCGGCGACTTTATCGATGGCAATATCACCCTGACCGCCGCCCGCGCTGCGGAGCTGAAGGCGATCTACGGCCTCGACCAGCCGCTGTTCACCCGCTACCTCCACTGGCTGGGACAGCTGCTGCACGGCGATTTAGGCTTTTCACTGCAATATCAGATCCCGGTCAGCCAGTTGCTCAACCAGTACATCTGGAACTCTTTTCTGCTGGCCAGCGTCGCGCTGGTCTTTTACTGGGGCATTGGCCTGGCGGTCGGCGTGGTTTCCGCCCTGCGGCCCGGCTCCTGGTTTGACCATCTGGTAAGCGTCGCGGTGTTTGCCGCCATGTCGTTCCCCACCTTTTTCCTCTGCCTGCTGCTGATTAAATGGTTTGCCGTCGATCTCCACTGGCTACCGGTAGGCGGGATGACCAATACCGGCAGCGACGAGAGCGGCTGGCAGTATGTGCTACAAGTGGCCGCCCACCTGGCGCTGCCGGTGCTGGCGCTGGTGATGCTGCAGGCGGGCAGCCTGGCGCGCTATGTGCGCGCCAGTATGCTCGACGTGGTGAAAATGGATTTTATCCGTACCGCCCGCGCCAAGGGATTGCAGGAGCGCACGGTGATCCTCAAACATGCCCTGCGCAACGCCCTGCTGCCGATTATCACCCTGCTGGGCTTCGAGCTGCCGGGGCTGTTCTCCGGGGCGATCATTACCGAAAAGGTATTCAACTGGCCGGGGGCGGGCCACATTCATATCGACTCGCTGGCCGCCCGCGACTATCCGGTGCTGATGGGGTTTACCCTGTTTCTGGCGGTGCTGACGATCGTCGGGAATCTGCTCGCCGACGTGCTGTACGCCTGGGCCGATCCGCGTATTCGGGTGAGGTCGTGA
- the opp4C gene encoding oligopeptide ABC transporter permease, protein MMILSYFASRRRQRQAAIPALAHIPPSLWRQGWRQLRRNRLAMFCLILLAVMAVWCVLGPVWSPWKEDATDALSINQPPGAEHWLGTDFLGRDVYTRLLLAGRISLIIGLLTMVMSVCLGYLLGALSGYLGGLTDKLIMRVADLVMTIPGLPLLIVAGAMLSELDFSPDSRIYMVVVMLSLLEWPRLARLVRGQCLSLRERDFMLATQVLGLSARRRLFGHLLPNTIPILVVMATMAVANAILSESALSYLGLGVVPPTPSWGNMMDAANSLIDFQRRPWLWMPPGIAIFITVIAINVLGDGLRDAMDPNMKPRLK, encoded by the coding sequence GTGATGATCCTGTCTTACTTTGCTTCCCGTCGCCGCCAGCGGCAGGCGGCTATCCCGGCGCTGGCGCATATTCCCCCCTCTCTCTGGCGCCAGGGGTGGCGACAGCTACGCCGTAACCGGCTGGCCATGTTCTGCCTGATCCTGCTGGCGGTGATGGCGGTGTGGTGCGTGCTGGGGCCCGTCTGGTCGCCGTGGAAAGAGGATGCCACCGATGCTCTGAGCATCAACCAACCGCCTGGGGCGGAACACTGGCTGGGGACCGATTTTCTCGGTCGCGATGTCTACACCCGCCTGCTGCTGGCCGGGCGCATCTCGCTGATTATCGGCCTGCTGACCATGGTGATGTCGGTGTGCCTCGGCTACCTGCTCGGTGCCCTCTCGGGGTATCTCGGCGGGTTAACCGACAAACTGATCATGCGGGTGGCCGACCTGGTGATGACCATCCCCGGGTTACCGCTGTTGATCGTCGCCGGGGCGATGCTTTCCGAGCTCGATTTTTCGCCGGACTCGCGCATTTATATGGTGGTGGTGATGCTCAGCCTGCTGGAGTGGCCCCGACTGGCGCGGCTGGTGCGCGGACAATGTCTCTCCCTGCGCGAACGCGATTTTATGCTGGCCACCCAGGTGCTGGGCCTGTCGGCGCGTCGCCGGCTGTTTGGCCACCTGCTGCCGAATACCATTCCGATTCTGGTGGTGATGGCGACCATGGCCGTCGCCAACGCTATTCTCAGTGAATCCGCGCTGAGCTATCTCGGCCTTGGCGTGGTGCCGCCGACGCCGTCGTGGGGCAATATGATGGATGCCGCCAATAGCCTGATCGATTTCCAGCGCCGCCCCTGGCTGTGGATGCCGCCGGGCATCGCCATCTTTATCACCGTGATCGCCATCAACGTGCTGGGCGATGGCCTGCGCGACGCCATGGATCCCAATATGAAACCGAGGCTGAAATGA